In Glycine soja cultivar W05 chromosome 10, ASM419377v2, whole genome shotgun sequence, the genomic stretch ATCTTAGTCAATACTATAGTCAATTCACATTATGATTAAAGAGGCAAAATACCGTTTCAATTACACCCATGACCAGtattaaatacaatataaatgaacatataaattaatatgcTTATTCGATACAGTGATAGATTATTAAATACTCTCTCTCGTTATTTTTATAAGATGGTGTTGactaatttatgtttattaagaaaattggttaaattcatttgttagcattaaatttatatgtaattataattttttctattttttaatattattgaaatactattcatcttcttcaatgtATATAAGAAAGGAAATTAGACAATTCAATAGCatttaaattatgaattaaaataaataagagcattttagtaaaaaaaaattattaatgaacaaGACCATTgaaattaaagtttataaaaagGGATAAGAAAATTTCAGTGCCTTATAAATAAGGACAAagtgattaaattaaatgataatatttcaTCAAGAaagtaaatgataatataaattaagaattaacattgaagattttttatttcatgttttatTGAAAGTTACAAGAATAATTAGTACTTTAATTTGtgcatgtataaaataaatgtttgttttatatgattaaaaataataaaaataataaatattttaaaatatatgaaatatatcagatttaaattaataatgaatataatagctttgaatatataaatcagATTTTCGATTTTATAACCAACAActcaaattgaaatataaaatcaattggctttttaaaaatatgaatggATGTTATGTTAAAGTTGCCAcatataataatcaattaattcattttattattttatcttgatCATGAAAACcaactttatccatttaaatactaataaatataatttatatcttttattatCTCTTCTCTTTCAATTATTTATCTCTTAACtcctttctttaaaaaaaaaaaacatacattttgATCATTAGAGGCCTGGGTGAAGACATCGTTGTCAGATGGACAAGACGTCACCAATAATAGGTATAGATTGATTTGTAATGTGGTTGGCATTGTAGGGAATGTTGGTTACAAGGGCAAAACAGTTAAATTAGTGCAATCGAATAAGACATTGTAGCGCAATGAACTAGTCACGTATCCAATGCATTAATAGTGTCGAATGAGACACTATGGCATCAATAGACTAGTCGCGTATCGAATTATGGTTTGACGTCAACAACGAGATAATGCACTAACAATGTAAGATTGTTGCAATGATGGATTGACATCAGTGATAGGGCAATGCAATAATGATGACGAATAGTTGTTGGTTGCTAGTGTGGTTGTATAAGGATGTTGGTTACAAGGGCAAATCGCTTAAATTAGTATAGTCAAAGGAGACATTGTAGTGTCAATGGACTAGTCACGAATGAAATGATGATTTAACATCAAGGATAGTGTAATGCATCAGTAATGTCAAATGATCGCAATGATGGCCTAACGACAAGATAATGCATTAATGGTGTTAGATGGTCATTGGTAGCAATTGTGGTCATAGGGATGTTGGTTAATTATAAGGGTAAATAAATTAATCGGTGTAGTCAAAGGAGACATTGTAGTGTCAATAGACTAGTCACGAATGAAATAATGACTTAACATCAAGGACAATGTAATGCATTAACGATGTCGAATGATCACAATGATGACCTAATAATAAGGTAATGCATTAATGGTGTCAAATGATCGTTGGTTGCAAGTGTGGTTGTAGGAATGTTGGTTAATTATAAgggtaaataaattaattgatgcAATTAACTAGAGGAGAGATTGTAATGTCAATGGACTAGTTACATATTGAATAATGGTATGGCATTAGCAGCAATCCAATGCATAGATAGCCTTAAATGGTTGTAATGATGACCTAACATTAGAGACATATGACAATGTATTAATAGTTCGAATTGTTGTTGGTTGCAAGGGTGGTTGTAGAAAATAGGCATTGTGGGTAAGACTTTGgatgaaattttgaaaatgagagtTTTTCCATTTGGAGGAATGGTATTTGTTACGAAACATTCCTTGGATGAAGCAATACGTAGTTGTTTTTCAAATCTATACAATTGTGTTTAACATAATACAAGGCAaggtaaatttaaaaattaaccaatCAACATTCTTTGTACATTTTTTACTGGGAATATTGAATTAATTAAGCTAACTAGATAAAAAGTTGAAGATCAGATCAATAAGTACAAGTTGCATAGTGTTTGAGGGAAGGAGAATGTTTTATATTGCTTTGTTGCTGAACATATGATGAGAGAAAGTAAGCAGCGTTGTGTAAACTTTCCTGCATTTTGCACGAAAATCCATTCATaccattttatcatttttcatttggaagagaagaaataataaaagagataaatgctgagtaacatttaaaaaaaggaGATAATGGAGAGTGATAATGAAAgagatctttttaaaaaattataaatttaaagaaacaaaGCTAATTCTCATGATTAATATGCATGCACAATTACAAaaagtcaaattaattttaactgtaaacatatttttctaattaaaaaacaaataaaattttatttagacataaagataaaagataatatattaagataaagacagttaagaaattcaaatggaggGTAATTTAAATATGAGAACAATTAAAATTTccaatttcaaatatttacaatcttatttagattaaaagaatatattatcttatatttaatgtttaggatattatttagatttaaaaatagagtttaatttttattcatattaaGTTGTCATATGTTTTTTTCAAGATCAATTTTCAAAACAAGCACTCCAGAATTAGACTTGCACCGATGAATATGATAAACCACTTCTAGGATATAATATTATCCATTTTATTAAGCAAGGATAATATTATCCATATAACACGCCTTCAAGGCATAAAATAACCTTGAAAATGGGCCAATAATTTCAAATGAAGAGTGTATTTGATGTTGTGATTAATAATTTATCCTCATTGTGGATGCCCACAcacttgcattttttattttccgaTGACGCCATGGCCTAGGCCTATGCATGCATGGCTTAAGGGAAATCTTAGTTTGAGTATGGGCCATGCTCAATGAACCAAACATGGAGATAATGCTGATTTGCATCACGATGATAGAACCATTAAAATGGAAACCTAAATTAGTTATGAGAATTCAATGTAgaaataattagtaaaaaaattgaaccttaaaagataaacatatataatgtataaaaattttatatttagtaatgataatgtataaattatatatattattaataataccaTAGGACTTATAGAGAGAGATATAACATAATAAGTAATTTAAATCCTTTGATAGAAACCTAAAGGCATTGGTCGAATAGTGTAGTACCAATTAAGAAAGTTCACAATATATGGAtacttgaaaaatgaattttaagataaaaaaggatacaaatgaaaatgaaaacagactTGATTACATAAATAATAAGTTAAAGCCCCAGTATAATTAAGCGAACACGTATTTAGAAAGATATAAAAGTGATGAAGAGATATAATTTCTCTACaaccaaataaagaaaatttgtgAATTAGTGAGAGGTCCTCTTTCCGAAGCTTGTATGAGAAATAtacataatttaagttttaggCAAATTAGATGGAGCTTATGTCCCATAATTTTTAGACAAACCAATTTGTTTACAATTTATTTAGTTGGTtaattaaaccaattaaatatatatatagtagagGGAAATGATACCTTTAGGACACATACTATACGTCATCTCACATGTGATTGGAGGATTGTAGTTAAGAtcgtttatattatattaaaattcttaacgaaatactataatttattaatgatcCGTGTAGTGTAATGACATGTATTTATATCACCTAGTGCTTGATATTCTTGATTTGCATGTTTGAGATAATGGAATGTAACTCGTGACTTCATAGTTTCAATCAATGTTATTATAATTGGACCGATGATTAAAttgatgaaaatattaatttaagaatCCATGGTTCAATTGGGGTCGaattagttttaataaaatatatattttaaatattttaatataatatattattgatattttgaacaaaaaataatagaagGAGCGTaaattgatgataataataataataataataaagagtaAACTTCACTTAAAATATCATAAGttgtaatatttcttttttaaaaaatccaaaatgatgttattttgaaagtttttttataaaaaaaatagttttaagtgAAACCGATTACTAGGTTTACCGGTTTTCGAATAGTTTAACGATTTTGAGTCAGTTTAAGGACATACCGATTTTTAAGATTTGTTGGATCGGACACATGACCGATTCCTAGTCAAACTAGTCGGTCCAATCCAGGTTTCAAAACAATGATTTCAATGACATCTATTTTATGCATTCTATTGCACCATGTGCAAGTTGGCCTTGTGCCATTTGACTGTTTTTCACATCGATTAAAATGCTTACCTACTATAATTTCATGCTTATAATTGTTTGGTGTAATGGTGTTATATTATGTAAATCCTTTAATTATGTATTGTCTTTCTAACATTAAGATTCTTAGTTGCATTCctatgttgttgttttttttttctttctttcttttggcaTGAATTATTGTTGAAGTAGTCAACAAATGTTTGTGCTTGTTAACAACAAAGCATCACTTTCCTTGGCAATAATCAAGATCATAAtgtaacaataaaattttagcGAGGTTCATTGACATTCTTTAACAAGACAACACTTTGTTATTTTATCCCTCACAAATAAAGCTTTTCTTATCATTAGATGTGATCAATGTGACAAATGATACCTTCAGGACACACAATGTGCGTCATCCCACAAGAGATTGGAGAGTCACAATTAAGATGATTTATCCAccaacattttttaacaaaatattataatatatccaTGATAAGTGTAGCGATTTATACACTAACATTTTGAAGGGAGTACTATAATAATTGTTTGTGCTTAATAACAACAAAACATCACTTTCTTGGCAATAGTTGAGGTTATAATGGAGCAACAAAAGTTTGATGGGACTTATTTACATTCTTTAACATGAGAACACTTTGCTACTCTATTCCTTCCAAGTaaagtttcttttttcattagattcctattttgttatgtttctttttttatcctttttccaGTGCAAATTCATGTTGAAGTAGTCAACAATTGTTTGTGCTTGATAACAAGTCATCACTTTCATTGACAATAATTGACATCATAATAGTGTAACAAAATTTTGGCATAGCTCATTCACATTCTTTAACGTGGCAACACTTTAAAACTCCATcctttacaaataaagttgttattttcattagattcttattttgttgtcttttttttttcctttctcctaGTGTGAATTCATGTTGAAGTAGTCAGTCGTGCttgataacaataaaatattgcTTTCATTGACATTAATTGAGATCATAATGGAGTAACAAAAGTTTGGTGATACTCTTTGATATTCTTTAATATGACAACAATTTGTTACTTCAAtccttataaataaagttgttcttttcattatattcctatttcattctttttctttcccctCCTTTTTGATGTGAAATCATGTTGAAGTAATCAACAACTATTTATGCTTGATAACATTAAAGCATCACTTTATTGACATTGATCGAGACCATAATAGTGTAACAAAAGTTTGACAAAattcattcatattttttaacatgaCACCACTTTTCTACTCTAGCCTAACCTAACCAACAATCCACCATAAATTGACTTAAGGTTTTCAACTTAATCTTAAAACGAGTCTAATGcaccttaatttattttttacaggTTAAAATAGTTTGTTTAGTTTTATTGACTCATTTGACATCCTAAAATTATGTAGAAAGAAAAACCTTGTAAATTACAATATTTACAAagtctaattatattttaaattattgagaCTATctaatagagagagaaaaaaaggaaaaatgatgtactctaattctaatttataataagtaaacaatctaaaaattaaaattaaaatattcaatatatatatttttaaaaattaataaagtattcACCATACATACATATGAActaaaatcctaataaaaaaagGTTAACTAATCTTGTCAGAAAAATCTGACTCTGAGTCTCTCATTCTAAttgtattttaaacttttttttcattcataataattGAATCCGACATCTTAGTTAAGAGTATCGAATTTAATactaatcaataaaaataaaataaactaggtAGTGCTAGGTAGAAGAAAGGATAACACAACACAGGAGTAAGGAGTGTTTTGCTTGCGTTGCGATTTGCGAACCCTGTTGTGTTGTGTCACTGTTGAAACTCGAAACCCCTCTCCTCCTTCCTCCCTTCAACGCCGTGGAAGAAGAATAGAGTCTGAGTCTCCGTTATGTTCCGCAGAATCTTGTCCCATCATCGCGCACTCTCAGCCTGCGCCCACAATGCAACAACGCGCTCACTCGTTACTCGCCGCACCCCCAATGTTCCACCACCACCCACCTTCCTAATCACAGGATCAAGGCCCGTTTCTTCCAAAACATCCCAATCCAACGAAACCGGTGAAACCACCAATAAGGTCAGTGAGCGAGTGAGCGAGTCAATTACTCTGCTTCCAAATTAAAACCTATTTTGATCTATTTGTTTTTGTAGGCTAAAAAGGATGTGGCAAACGTCGAGGATCCCTTTAGTGCCCCTACTTATAACATTCCCGAGAAGCCTGTCACGTTCGTGGAAGGGGCTTCCTACGGTGTTGTCATTCTTGCGGGGCTCGGAATCGCAGCTGCTGCAGGATATGCTGTTTTCAAAGAGCTTATTTTTCAACCTAAAGAGTAATCACCttcctcatttttttcatctatagGGAAAATACtgcatattatataatattaaagtaTGTATTTTGTAGTTATTTAATTGTTGTGAGTTGCTGACAGGTACAAGATCTATAACAAGGCTCTCAAAAGAATTCAGGATGATGGTCAGGTCAGTGaaccttttctttcatttccGCTTTGCAACTAAATCATTTCCATGAGCAGTGGAAGTTAGGTATTTGACAGATTCAGGCCAAAATTAGGCAATCATTTGAACAATTTTGTATTTACTGCAAATgcttaatttacaaaacaaaataaaaattgcacaTGCCAAAGCTCTAGATCAAACAATGATTTGTGAGTTAACTTTGGTTTGGGGAATGAATAGTGGCTGGTTCTATACCTGTTGGCTGTTTTTATGTTGACTTGCGATGGATTTACTTTGTGCTAGATACGAGTAAGGATTGGATTTCCAATTACTGGTTATGGTCAGGAGAGTAGAAATCGAGCTGCTCGCCAAAGAATTCCTCACAGGGTATGGACTGATGAGGAAGGTGTCGAGCATGTGGAGGTAAATCTATCAGCATTTTACTCAAATTTATTTGTCAATGCGTACACATTTTATAAGAACTATTTTGAACTTTGATAAATCCCTGGGATCATAGCTAAAcaaaaaacttcaagaaaaggTTGTGAGGGAGGAGacaaagatgaaaaaaagagagagaaaagaggcaAGGTATAGGAGGATTTCATTGGATATATTGTTGTATTGTTCCTGTGTGTCAGGTAACCTTGTTAATAGTTGGTTACAATAGGTTAGTTAGTTACCTAGTTATTTGTTAGTTGTCTCGGGCTGGGATAATTAGAGAAATAAGGCATGTTGCCTCTAAATAAGGAAAGGTGTACAGAGACTCAGAGAGGAGGTGGGGGGACCTTATCAAGTTCGAAACATTTGGACTCTTGGAGAGTGAGGGAGAGGTCAGGGTCTCTCGAATACCTTAAGCATTAGTGTAATTCATTTCAGGCTCTGTTACCAGAGAATTGTACTAGAGAATAATTCACATTTCTGTCACTTGTCTTCatctattttcttctctgtcCTGATTCTGTTCTATCACTCTGCCTtttcaaattcttaaaatttcatttatggtGGAAGTTACTTATTGTTTAGTAGCTGTGTCATTGTATATTGATAATATATGATTTACACTCAAATATGTTAATTTGGGTTACAGGTTAATTTTTATATCCGGGGCCCCCATGGACATGGAAAAGTATTTGCGGAAATGTTCAAAGGCGCTGACAATGAGTGGAAGTTTACTTACTTGATTGTTGAGATTAGAGCACCATCTACCGCACAAATAATTCTGGAGTCATACATCCCATCTTACAGTGCAACCAAGTAGCCTAAATGATAAAAAGGTTTTGTTCTGTACCATTTGCTGATTACTGAGTCAGTAGATACTGCATTGttatttgtgtttcttttttgaCTTTGAGGTCATACTTTTCTCGACACAAATTATAGGTGATAACCCTGCTGCATAATACTTCccagataaagaaaatgaaaggaaaataaaGTGACTGAGATTCAAAATATCATTAACTTATCTTCCTTTCTGCACATTCCattaactgatttttttttttgctctgcaaatgttaattgttagttttttgttaGTGGGGGAATCGAACCCGCAACCTTTCTCTCCCTCCCTTTTCCTTTTACCACCCAACCTACCTTATAACTTCATTCCATTAACTGATTAACCTGTTGCAAATGTTAATGCAATATGTGTGTGTTACCTTGAACTCAGTTCTTTTCCTTCAGTAATGCTGCTAATATCTCACCTAAGCTCTTGATTACGTTGGATTGTTTGTGACTATCAGGCTATAGGCACTGttcaattctttttttgttttttggctgTGTATTTCTATTATCTTATGGGTGTCAACCTTGGAAAATATACTCCAAATTCTTTTATTAGAAGGAAAAATCCCTTTTACCTGTTTGTATTGTAGTCCAATTCGCATGCAATTCATATTTTCATGCATGCAAATGAAACTTGAAGAATCATAAGAATTTTGAATTTCTGATTTATACTAGAAGGTAAACAACCCTTTTACCTATTCTTATTACAGTCCAATTGGTATGCAATTCATATTTTCATGCATACAAATAAAACTTGAAGAATCATAAGAATTCTAAAATACTTAATGCAGGTCTTTAATATTTGGTCCATTACTGGAGGCTGCATTTTTCAGCTATCAGCATTGACCACCTTAGCCAGTCCATGTTTCACAAGGGATGGGAGTTGAAAGAAGGaaagataattaaagaaagTCAAATAATGTGAAAAACGGGATCCCAAGTCTCAGGTtcagtatttttgtttttccattTAGAACCTGCAGATTTGAGCAAAAGTTTTGGGCAAGGATCTTAGTAATGATGATGACAAGAGCAATTACTTTGTCCTTGACAGCTATTGAGAAATCCGTCTACCAATTTGTTGTTATTGCTGACAATTCAACTTGGCTTGGTTTGTGAAAGTACTTTGAGTAGCTGGTTGTAGCATGCAAATTTTTAAGGATGAATATAAGGGGATTGTAGCCAAAAACCAAAATTGATATGAATCATATAAGATTGATATCTGATTGTTACCGGAGAGATGGGAAGAATGTTAGACTAATTTCAACTATTTTGACACACCAACAGGAATTAGTATGTGCTATAAAACTACTCGGAAAATAATGAATCAAGTTTCTAGCATGCATTACATTTTCATCACAACTGTAACAATATAGTGTTGTGGACGCTGTCGATGTTGGAGATAATTAGGTGAACATTTGCGTAATCATTATGCGGAGACTGTAAAGTAGAAATCATAGAAACCAACGTTATGATGTTCTttcggattttttttaaagtaggtGTTGAATATTTAAGACTTATTGGtaataaaaacatgattgaGAGAAGTGATTTTACTAAAGGTGATTAGTTTCTCAAAGTAGGGATTAATTACAATAAAGTTGGTAGATATTTAACCTctataatattcttaaaaaaagaaattgtagaatttttcaacataaaagattatatatataaagcaaaATTGAATAGTTGAATTGTTCACAATGTTATGATACAAAAcatttagagtgtgtttggatggagaaatttaaaattctggaaaattttaaattctaagaattttaaatacttcaattgaaattcttttattttcaaaattttgtagtgtttggataaaaaaaattaaaattacgaggatgaagaaaatgaatgaaaaaaatagagaagatatggttggtgtgctagttatacgtgttGTTATTCTATGTTCACACCCGATCGATATTTAAGGAGCTCAgacggtgtttcttgaagaagacggtaagaaaaaaattttaatttctcacattttagaaggaaattgaaatttcagatttttagttgtttaaaattctgttttaaaatttcaaaattttaaattcttcataaaaaaacatccaaataatgaattctaaattacagaaattcaaattatctgataaattactttcgtcagttaaaattctctatccaaatcAACtgatcgatatattatatttatgttaaaaaatattagtttttttattattttaaaatctaatataaataatttattgtaaataatatttttaagataacatGTGTATATTATGCTTACGATTAATAATACTAGTGGTCAACTTTTTTAATGagattatgattaaataataaaatatattaattattataatttttttgaggaataaaatattataatttattagaataatttactaaacattttattatagattatatttttaatgtattttatgtatttttcattttgctCAATAATAAGAATCAGTGttcctttttaatattttttttctaatcacaaaaatttataataaatgatgCATCTTACTCAACCATAAGTCCCCTTTGTACAACTCCTTTTAATATAAGTgtgcataataaataaaagtaacatGTTTAGTTAATTATTATTCTGTGAATCCtctaatttgttaataattcGTTATTGAAATGAATAATATTGTTACTTATAAGGGAGTGACCATTGATCTTTTTcgtttataattttcattttacatgTGTACTTTTAAGCAAATTACCAATCGACTAAAATGCAAcattaatagttttttaaagtttaatttccTCGTATATATAGATACAGt encodes the following:
- the LOC114369430 gene encoding probable mitochondrial import inner membrane translocase subunit TIM21; amino-acid sequence: MFRRILSHHRALSACAHNATTRSLVTRRTPNVPPPPTFLITGSRPVSSKTSQSNETGETTNKAKKDVANVEDPFSAPTYNIPEKPVTFVEGASYGVVILAGLGIAAAAGYAVFKELIFQPKEYKIYNKALKRIQDDGQIRVRIGFPITGYGQESRNRAARQRIPHRVWTDEEGVEHVEVNFYIRGPHGHGKVFAEMFKGADNEWKFTYLIVEIRAPSTAQIILESYIPSYSATK